TTCCCTTGTTTCCTGTTTGATTAATATGGTTTAGAAATGAAAGGACATAAAACATAGTTTAAGTGTTTATTTTGTTGTCGATGAGCCTACCAGCCATGATTTtactttcaaaggaaaaagacacatttcaaaatgagatttttttgaCATTGAGATTGATGCTTTTatcaaaactttcattttttttttctggctcccACTAATGGGAGccaataagaaaaagaccaatgttctgtctttttatttttattcttggatAATAAAAACATGTACATGCTAAAAGtttcaaataaacaaaggggaTACAGTGAACACAGATTCATGTTCCCCGTATGTTTTAGTTTGACAAATGACTTTATgtattgaaataaattatatctatataatttttaaaaagagttaagaAAGAATAACAAAAGGACTCTTAGCTTTTGTAATTCTACCTTTTGTGGTCTTAAATATGAGCCCAAGAGAAGGATAAGCTATATGTTGACttaattttccattatattttacaGTAGTAGAGTTCCCAGtagacttttcaaaaataaatcacaatACTTTTAACTCAGAGAGACTGACCATGAGCTTCCCAAAGCTTTTCATCCCTGGGAGCTTAGTGTCTGAATAGCTCTGAAGCTTGAGGACAAAGCTGGCTTATTATTCTGCCATTTGAGGAGCTGACGGTGATCTGGGAGGCACAGAACCAATATTGTGTTCATTGGGACCTCTGGATGGAACATAGTTACCACACCTCGGTTGATGTTGGTCCAGGATACTGGTTTGTAATGAATGCTCCCACCCTTGTGAAAATCCCAGAGACTTTTAATTGCTATAAAGAACTCATATTCCATGACTCACTCCAAAGATTGCACCACTTGGCTCACCTGAGAATGTGTCAGCTCTGCATGTTTTTGTAGTGCTTTGTACGCCCTTGACTCCATTATGAGTTTTTGTCCTTAATGATGAAGAGAGACTTTGGGGCAGAGGATATTTTGGTGCCTAGTGTGGATGTGATCTGATGGGTGTTGGGGTTGGATGGGTGCTGACAGAGAAGGGACTTAGGATAATAATTTATAGGAGGTTCTTCATTTATCCTGTCTGGCAGTGATTACATACATGCTTGGAAGAGAAGTTTACATTTGTCAATCAGTAATTATTGTTCTGGGagtgttttgtatatattttgaagctctggTGTTAGGCATATTTCCCGTTTCGGGTCGTTAAGGCTCCTTGCTCAATTGacccttttattattatgtaacatCCCTCCTTATACCTGGTAATACTCCTTGTTCTGTAGTCTACTCTGATGTTAAAATAGCCACTCcggttttcttttgattaatgttcACAAGGGAAAACTTCgctcatccttttacttttaaccaatagtgtatttgcatttaaagtgagtttcttttgAATAGCATGTAGTTGGGTCATGCTTTTTTATCCAATCTCAcaatctctttcttttcattgttgtttagactatttatatttaatgtaatcatTATGTATACCATCTtggtagttttatattttttcctgtctcttctttgttttttttttttaacattttttattgatttataatgtttctttttcttttttttttctgccttcttttagaTTAATTGAATATTTGTTATAATTTACTTTAACCACACTATTGGTTATTGTTTATaccataaaatgtttttaagtggtTGTCCTAGAGTTTACAGTATACATCTTTAATTACTCTCAGTTTACCTTCAAATAACATATATTGCTTCACATGTAGTGTAAGAACCTTATAACAGTACAATCCCAATTCATTCCTCCCAttctttgttatatattttactttatggATGCTGTAAACACAGAATGAgcatttagaaataagaaaaagttaattttatcttttcctctatAAATGCTATTTCCAGCACACTTCATTTCTTTATACAGATGCAAGTTTTTGTCTGGTATCatattccttctgcctgaaggattttcttttagcatttcttataatGAAGGTCTGTTGGCAGTTAGttctattaattttcatttgtctgaaaaagcctctatttctccttcatttttgaaagatattttcactggatatggaatttggggttagtatttttttcccttccgtCCTCTAGAGATGTCACTCCATTGTCTCTGGCTTGCATCATGAAAAGTGTGCTGTAATTCTCATCTTTATTCTGCTGTATTGGATGTATTTCCTGCCTTGTCCCCTCTCTCCCGCCACAGCCTTCAAagtcttctgtttgtttttagtttttagcaGTTTGAATATAGTGTGTCTAACTTTTTTGTCTGTtggcttttttgtgtgtatactACTCCATGTTTTCTGAGCATCTTGGATGTAGTTTGGTGTTTTTCATTACTTTTGGAGAATTCTTGgacattattctattttcttttccttctaggaTTCTAGTTATGTGGATGAGAAACTACTTGATACTATCCCACAGCTCTTGGGTATTCTGTTTCATTCAccgttttttttttattcctctttgtgTCTGAGTTTTGGTGATTTCTATTGACCTATATTCAGATTCACTGTTCCTTTCTTCAGCTGTGTCAAGTCTACTGTTGAGCCTCTAgaaggcattctttttttttctttttttttaaattgaagtatagtcagttataatatgtcaatttctggtgtacagcacaatgtcccagtcatacatatacatacatatattcattttcatattctttctcattaaaagttattacaagatattgaatatagttccccatgctatacagaagaaatttggtatatagtagttaatatttgcaaatctcgtaGAAGACATTCTTCATCTCTGGTACCATGCTTTTCATTTCTAGCATTCCTTTGAACTCTTTTTAGTTTACAACTCTCTGATGAAAtttccatctgttcattcatctTGTACACCTTTTCCACTAAAAtctttaacatattaatcatGGTTAACGTCTTTCTTCTCTGGGAGTTCCAGTATCTGAGCTACTCTGCTCTGGTTATCTTAATTCCTTGgatattttattgtgttttctcctttgtgtgtCTCCTAATTTGGGGTTGAAAGTTGGACATTTTATTTAGAAGTGTAGACACTGATAAATAGTATTTATGCCTGGAAATGGGCATACCCTATTTTTGCTGGGCCTTTAGTGTGGGGATTCGGTCAACAGAGTAAGGAATTGAGCTATGTTTGAGTTTTTACTTTGCTATGGCTACCTTCAGTGCATGACTGAGTTCAACATTTTCTAACGTTACTGTATGTTTAGGGTAGGAGTTGGGTGGGAGGGTAGTAGGTTGCCAGAGGGTTTTACTCCACGCTTCAGTAGCACCCTCAACTTCGGCCTTGAGCCTGCACAGCAGAGAGGCTTTCCTGTCACTCTCGCCTCTCTCCCAGTCACAGACTCTTGTTATTTGATTCTTGGTAACTGCTAGCTGGTGTAGAGTGGGTGTTGGATGATGGGGGTAGGAGAGCGCCTTCTTGTTCTGGTTCAGCCTTAGTCTTAGGCAAGCGCTGTGCCCGAGTCTCAGGGATGGTGCCTTTGTGACAGCCCTGCCTCGCTAATAGTCTGGACCCAGGAGtgacagattttcttcttttttccatttcctgatAGCACTGGGTCTCAGCTGGTGCTCTTAGAGTGACAAGGTTTCCTGCCTTGTCCCCAGTGGCTGGGGCTTTTGTTGATGGAGCAGATGGGGAGGAGGATCTGGGTGAGGTTTGTGTCTCAACAGTGCTGCTCCTTCCCTCCTTGGGCCCCACCACGAGGGAGCTGTCTCTGGTCTTGTGTCTGCCCTCTGTCCTCCTTGTGAACATCTGGTGAGATCCGTGGAGAAGCGTCTCCAAGTGGGCGCAGGTTCCCCCATGGGTAGCGTGGCTCCCGGCGTTCTGTGTTCTCGCACCAGCCCACACGAGGCTTCTGGCGGCTCATCCATTTTTGGATGACTTCTTCAACCAGCTTGGATGAGGACTGCCATCTGCCCCAGGAATCAGCGTTTGCATCCTGCCTCTCCTTGGAGGAGCCTGGCTTTCCTTATATTTCAGGCCATTTGGTTGTCCTGTGACCTCAGCGCTCTGATGGGTTCCAGAAAGGTTGATGTTTTGTAGCTTGTTCAGCTTTCCTCTGTTGTAAGGGTAGCAGCTCCATTCCAGCTTTCCGCATCTTTGggaatgttcttttttattgccctTTCAAGGCCCGAGCTTTGAGTTTTGCTGCTTCATTTGGGTGCAGTTAAATTCTGGTTCTCAAATGAACTAGCACTAAAAGCACGGCCACTGTCCTTGCAGAAACTTGGGGACTGTGGCAGCCATGGAGCCAGTGTAGCGCCACGTGCGGGGACGGTGTCAGAGAGCGTCGCCGCCTGTgcctcacctccttcccctcccgaCCCGGCTGCCCTGGAATGTCCTCGGAGACCTCCCCGTGTTCCCTGGAGGAGTGCGCTGGTAGGTATCCTTCCTCCTTCGGGAGTCTGTCCCCGGAGGGGACTTGCTCAGcagtagaacacatgcttagcatggttcagtccccagtacctccattaaaaaaaaagttaaaaataaataaacataattacttcccccccccaaaataaataaaacataccaaAATGGAAGGGATGATCATTTCTtcccaagattttttttcctactgtatagcacagggaaccataatcaatatcttacaataacctataatgaagaagaatatgaaaaggaatatatatgtatatgtgtataaccGAAACACTATgacgtacaccagaaactaacacaacatcgcaAACTGACGACACTTCTTCCCAAGAttttttgttatttctccttCCTTTACTTCTCTCCACCAACATTGTggaaaaacatcaaaaaattctttttctcctctttatctCAGAGAAGCCCAGGGCACCACATAGACCATTACTTGTCAAAAGGGAGCAAGACACCCTGTCTTATCCCCTGAGGGATCCTGTTCTTTACCAGCCCTGCCCAGGAGGAGAAGGCGGGATTTCTTCTTGCTCACCTGGAGCCTGGCCTGTCCTTCGTCCTCTAAGCATCCTGAAGGCCCACACGAGTAGGCACTCACTGCATATTTGATGTGAATGGTCTTTGGTGTGATGCTTATGTGGCTCAGTTAGGCTTGTTTCAGCCTGTGGAGCTGAACCCCATTCGTTTGCCACACGTTACAGGAAGAAAGAACCTTTGCTCTTCCCTCACACCATCCCACCTCTGATACACAGCCAGCTCCCTCTTTAGTTGGCTGGCCTTTGCTCTGGTCCTGACCCTTAGGTGAAGTCCTTCTGGCCGGTCCTGACTTCTTCCATTCTCCAGTTCCAGGTTGGAAACCATCCCTTGTTCCTTGTCCCTTTAGGAGCTGGAGGAGTCAGGTGTCTATGTTTGGTCTCAGAGAACCTTGTAGCCAAAACCACCAGCACCTGGCAACGCCCTGACCAGTGTCCCCACCTGTGACCTTAGAAGATCCttgctgtctctctcctctttccagcCAGTGCCGTAGGCCTTGTTCCCTTTATTCCAGCATCCCAAGGACGTCCTCTCTTCTGTGATTTTCCCAGACAGCCGTAGACCCAGTCTCTGCTTCTAGCCCTCAGCCTGACCGTCTTCTTGCATCggccctgggccccaccctgaatctcttctttctccagttttATCTCATGCTGTCTTCTAAGGTACTCTTCTCTGGCCACTCTTGTCAGATTCCCTTCACTTTCCACAGCTCCTTCATTGTATGACTCCTTCCTCTCCATTCTATGCTGGCATGTTGTGTTAAGCTATTCCACCGAGAGTTCCATAACACTCAAATGGATTTGAAATCAATTGCCCCTGGCTTCTGCTGCACCTTTCGAAGGGGCAGCCATTTATTGACCATGTATGTGCCAGCACTTTAAATACATTACCTCACTCAAAGTGCCCAAAGGCCCTACAAGGTTAAGGATGATTGTGCTGCACTGGGATCTTAAGAGCTTGCTGCCTGCAGGCATTTTTCTAAGTGCCTTGCACATGTGAAGTCAGCACATCATTATCTCCACATCCGGGTGAGGACTCTACAGCAGAGAGAGGGCAAGTTACCTGCCCGAGACCATAAAGCTAGAAAGCAGGGGACTAGATCTGACCTCATACTAAGCTTCTTGTCTTGAGTACTTTGCCTCTATCCACAGGCCAGTCTAACATTCTAGAAGCATCAACAACCTGGCATGAGGAATCATTTTTAAGGATATATGGTATTATCTTCTGGCATCTTACCTCTTTAATCCCAGGTGGGAACTAGAAATTTGTACATTATACATCAGCAGGAAGGGTACATGCTATGGGCATCCCCACTTCTACTATCAGTGGTCCTCAGACAAATGCTTGTGTggataaaaatgattatttcttcCAAGTGTCCTCTATTTCCTGTTCAGCCTATTTTCCACTCCTTGGAAATGTAAAGATCTGTCTGCAGGCTGCTTAGCATCAGGAAATCTCCTTCACTTCAGGTGAAAGAGGAGAGATTAGATGAGGCAGAGATGGGTGAGGTCAGCAGCTTTGGGGCTTTTCTCCAGCCTTGGTTTTGAAGGGACCCAGCCAAAGTCGAAGGTGCTGGCTGAGAGGTCCATGACGGGCATTTGCAAGGCTGCTGCCCACTGACACAGCAGCCACTGCAGGTGAAGACGTGCTGGGTCAGGAAATAAGTCTTTCATCATTCAGCTGTCTTCACTGGGTTGAGAGTCTTGAGTTTTGTTTGGCTTTGAAACCATGTTTTATAAAGGTCTGGGTGAAGTTCTTCGTTCATTCAGTCCATCTTGTTCAACATGAGTGTGGGAGGATCCAGTTGCCCGACCACATTCTGTCTGATGGGAGGTTGATCATTTTGctattacctttttaataatGAATCAAATAATGAATatgacatttactgagtaccagTTAGGTACAAGTTAttgtgcctggggtgggggatgcaTAGATAAGTCATGTCTCTGTCTGGAAGGGGCTTATGGGACGGTAACTCAGCAGACACAAACAGGAGCAGCACACAGTACGATGTAAAGGTGTCCGCAGCTTGCTGCGGAAGCTAGTGACAATCCATGCTGGGAACACCTCTGTTCTTAGAGGAGGTGATACTTGAGCTGAAGTTTGAAGGCTGAGTAGGTGTCACCTGGCGAACTAGGTGAGAAAGGGAATTTTAGCAAAGGGAGCAATGATGAAAGCTCAGAAGATTGTGGCCCATTAAGAAACCCACAGAACTGACAATAGTTTAATGTGGCTGGAGGATGATGTGTCAGGAGGGAGTGATAAATACGAGGCTGGACAGGTAGGCAGGGACCAGATCCTGAAGGCCCTTGAAAGTCTGAACCTGTGTTGTAGAGGGATCTCTCGGCTGTTAAGAGTTTCTCAGTAGTTTCTCAGTAGGTGAGAAATGCAGCACTGGCAGTAGGGATGCGGCGGAGAGGAGGATGCAGTGACTCTTATGTGGCgagtgatggagagagaggcaTCAAGGATGAAACCTAGGATTCTAGTACAGGCAACTGCAAGGACATCGGTGCCATTCTCTTGAGATCAGACATACTGGAGGAGGTGCCGAATCCAGGGGGAAGATGATGCATCTTGGGCACGTGGAGGTGGAGGTGTTGGTTGGGCATCAATGGAGAAAGCAGAGCTAGTGGGGCCAGGATGGGATCTGGATCTCCCTGGTTCCAAAGTTCATGTTCTTCTCTCCACAGTGGATAAGTGAGTATTATCGagaccaagagaagaaaaagtccCAGAAAGTGTCAGACAGTAGCCAAGGCTGCACAGCTCAAGGACTATCAAGACGGCGCTCATTTGCATTTGGCTATTAGATCATTAATGACCTCAGTAAGAGCTGTTTCACTGGAATCCTGGGggcaggttgcaggagacagaggGACGATGTGGAAGCAGTAAGTCAGCAAATGTGAACTCCTCTTCCTGTAGGTTCTGCTGGGAAGACAAGGAGCAAGATATGGCTGAGGCAGTAGTGAGAGGGTTCTGGAAAGGTCTTTTTGAAGTGAGAAGAGCTTGAGCATGTCTCTGTGACACTGCACAAAAGAGAAGCTGGAGATAATTGGTACAGAGGGACAGTCCCCCTGCAGAAGGGCAGCCTGGAAAGTGCTTGGTGGTCTCATCTTTATAGGAAGACACTTCTGCCACTGGTTCCCtagagaaagagggaaacagaggTAAGTTTAGGGGGCAGGAGAGGACGGCAGGAGAAGCTTGGGGTATACTTGCTTAATAGCTTCTAGTTTCCGTGATCTAGAAGACAGCTGAGGAAGAGGATTACGTAGGGGCTTGAGGGAAGTGGTGAGCCTTTGAAGCAGTATTGTAGGGGATGGAAGAGAGAGTCGCTTAGGGACTCGTGGAAGGATTTGTGAGCAGCCAGGTTTGGGCACTATCAGTACGCAGGGGTAGTGGCTTCAATGTTTATGTTGTTTTCTCCACCGGGGCTCAGGGACGGGGCGCAGCAGCTGATCATTCACGCCTGGATTTATCtgcagagcagggaaaggggaaTTGCTCAGTATCCGAGGTCACGGAGTTGAGATTTTTGGCAGAAGAGGGTTTGAGTGATGCATCCTGGGTGTAGGGAGAGAAGTGAGGGCAGAAGGTAGCTGGCGGATGGAGAAAATGGAGGGGTTGGAGATACATGTAAGACCAGAAAGCCTAGTCTTTGTTTATGTTACTTTAACTGCTAGAGAGAGCAAACCACTCAGAGACCTTCTACCCACGCAGAGAAAACAATACCAGAGGATACATCGCTCTTCCTTATTTTGTAGCTTTCCGGCCATCCAGTCagtctcccctccagccccagggtcCAGTGAAGTCCAACAACATCGTGACGGTCACTGGGATATCCCTGTGCTTGTTCATCATCGTGGCCACCGTCCTCATCACGCTGTGGCGGAAGTTCGGCCGTGCCCCCAAGTGCAGCACCCCCGCGCGCCACAACTCCCTCCACGGCCCTGGCTGCCGGAAGAACTCGGACGAGGAGAACATCTGCGAGCTGAGCGAGGCGCGCGGGAGCTTCTCGGACGCTGGCGATGGGCCGGCGGGGGGCCCGGGGGACCTGGGCATCCCTCTGACCTACCGGCGGAGTGCGCCGGCGCCCCCCGACGACGAGGCCTCTGGCAGCGAGAGCTTCCAGCCCAATGCGCAGAAGATAATCCCGCCCCTGTTTAGCTACCGCCTCGCCCAGCAGCAGCTGAAGGAGATGAAGAAGAAAGGCCTGACGGAAACCACCAAGGTGTACCACGTGTCCCAGAGCCCCCTGACCGACACTGCCATCGacgacgccgccgccgccgccgccgccgcgccccccGGGGACTCGGAGAGCCCAGAAGAGGCGGCCGCCGGCAAGTTCCGGATCAAATCCCCGTTCCTGGAGCCACCTGCGGCCGGGGCCGCGGAAAGGCCCACCTCCAGGCTGGCTGTCGCCGTGTCGCCGGCCAGCTGTGCCGTCAGTCCCAGCCAGACCGTGATCCGCAAGTCGCAGATGAGGCACGCGGGCGGCAGGGGGGCGCTGCTGGAGAGGAGCCACCCCAGGAGTTCCCATTTCCGCAGGACGGCGAGCTTTCACGAGGCCAAGCAGGCCCGGCCGTTCCGGGAGCGGAGCCTGTCCACCCTGACCCCGCGGCAGGCCCCCGCCTGCGGTTCCAGGACGCACACCTGGGACCAGGCGGAAGACCGATTCCGGCCTCCGAGTCGGGGCGCTGCCCTGTTTCCGGAGAAGCTGGACCATGGCCAGGGGGCAAGTGGAACCGGTGGTGCGTTAAGCCCTCTCCCTAAATCCCACACCTTGGGGCAGCACACGAGGAAGCCAGACCTGGGGGATCGCCAGGCAGGATTCGTGGCAGGCGGGGAGAGAACGGAGCCTCACCGAGCTCGAAGGGGACCGTCCCCCAGTCACAGGAGCGTCTCAAGGAAGCAGCCGTCCCCCACCGCCCCCAAAGATAGCTACCAGAGGGTCAGTCCTCTGAGCCCTTCTCAGTGTAGAAAAGACAAGTGTCAGAGCTTCCCCGCCCACCCAGAGTTTGCCTTCTACGACAATACATCGTTCGGTCTCACTGAGGCCGAGCAGAGGATGCTGGACCTCCCGGGATATTTTGGGTCAAATGAAGAAGATGAAACCACAAGTACGCTGAGTGTGGAGAAGCTGGTCATCTAGACCGAGATCAGCCTGAGACTTAACTCAACCAGGGTTCTTTCCCCAGCCCAGGGTATCAAATGCTC
This portion of the Camelus dromedarius isolate mCamDro1 chromosome 13, mCamDro1.pat, whole genome shotgun sequence genome encodes:
- the THSD1 gene encoding thrombospondin type-1 domain-containing protein 1 isoform X1, with product MKQMLKDFSNLLLMVLCDYVLGEAEYLLLGQPGHVALSNSTVSVDFQYFDGANGTLRNVSVLLLEANTNQTVTTKYLLTNQSQGTLEFECFYFKEAGDYWFTMTLEATNSSTPSPWREQSAILKVEWPVFHIDLNRTSKGAEGTFQVGLFTSQPLCPFPVDKPDILVDVIFTNSLPEARLSQGRPQEIRASKRVELSQGQWVEFGCASVGPRAFVTIVLKLLGRDSVITSAGPIDLAQKFGYKLVMAPELMCESGVEVMVLPPPCIFVQGVIAVFKEAPRRPGERTVRLAENSLTLGERRTVFNCTLFDMGRNKYCFDFGVSSRSQFSAKEEECMLIQRNIETWGLWQPWSQCSATCGDGVRERRRLCLTSFPSRPGCPGMSSETSPCSLEECAAFRPSSQSPLQPQGPVKSNNIVTVTGISLCLFIIVATVLITLWRKFGRAPKCSTPARHNSLHGPGCRKNSDEENICELSEARGSFSDAGDGPAGGPGDLGIPLTYRRSAPAPPDDEASGSESFQPNAQKIIPPLFSYRLAQQQLKEMKKKGLTETTKVYHVSQSPLTDTAIDDAAAAAAAAPPGDSESPEEAAAGKFRIKSPFLEPPAAGAAERPTSRLAVAVSPASCAVSPSQTVIRKSQMRHAGGRGALLERSHPRSSHFRRTASFHEAKQARPFRERSLSTLTPRQAPACGSRTHTWDQAEDRFRPPSRGAALFPEKLDHGQGASGTGGALSPLPKSHTLGQHTRKPDLGDRQAGFVAGGERTEPHRARRGPSPSHRSVSRKQPSPTAPKDSYQRVSPLSPSQCRKDKCQSFPAHPEFAFYDNTSFGLTEAEQRMLDLPGYFGSNEEDETTSTLSVEKLVI
- the THSD1 gene encoding thrombospondin type-1 domain-containing protein 1 isoform X2, with the translated sequence MKQMLKDFSNLLLMVLCDYVLGEAEYLLLGQPGHVALSNSTVSVDFQYFDGANGTLRNVSVLLLEANTNQTVTTKYLLTNQSQGTLEFECFYFKEAGDYWFTMTLEATNSSTPSPWREQSAILKVEWPVFHIDLNRTSKGAEGTFQVGLFTSQPLCPFPVDKPDILVDVIFTNSLPEARLSQGRPQEIRASKRVELSQGQWVEFGCASVGPRAFVTIVLKLLGRDSVITSAGPIDLAQKFGYKLVMAPELMCESGVEVMVLPPPCIFVQGVIAVFKEAPRRPGERTVRLAENSLTLGERRTVFNCTLFDMGRNKYCFDFGVSSRSQFSAKEEECMLIQRNIAFRPSSQSPLQPQGPVKSNNIVTVTGISLCLFIIVATVLITLWRKFGRAPKCSTPARHNSLHGPGCRKNSDEENICELSEARGSFSDAGDGPAGGPGDLGIPLTYRRSAPAPPDDEASGSESFQPNAQKIIPPLFSYRLAQQQLKEMKKKGLTETTKVYHVSQSPLTDTAIDDAAAAAAAAPPGDSESPEEAAAGKFRIKSPFLEPPAAGAAERPTSRLAVAVSPASCAVSPSQTVIRKSQMRHAGGRGALLERSHPRSSHFRRTASFHEAKQARPFRERSLSTLTPRQAPACGSRTHTWDQAEDRFRPPSRGAALFPEKLDHGQGASGTGGALSPLPKSHTLGQHTRKPDLGDRQAGFVAGGERTEPHRARRGPSPSHRSVSRKQPSPTAPKDSYQRVSPLSPSQCRKDKCQSFPAHPEFAFYDNTSFGLTEAEQRMLDLPGYFGSNEEDETTSTLSVEKLVI